The genomic stretch CTCCTTTCCGGTTGAGGAACTGCCCATCATAATACACGAACTAACGGGACACTACGCTAGCAGTCCGCGGCGAAAGTTAAAGCTAAGGTGAACGGAATCTAATGTCAGGGGTTTCACTCAAGGGTCATCAAAACGGCTGGCGGCAGCACTTGGCCATCGTCGTCATCTTGATCGTGTCCGGCGTTTCCTTTTCTTGCCAGAGTCCGGCTGATCTTTCCCGACAGGGGGACGCCGAGACAACCCACGACCAAGGTCTTCTGGAAGTCTCCCGGCAGCTTCAGGTGCCGGAGGGATTCGAGGTGGATCTGGTCTATTCGGTGCCGCTGGAGGAACAGGGTTCCTGGGTGGCGTTGACACCGGATTCCGCAGGGCGGCTGATTACTTCCGATCAATTCGGGAGTCTCTACCGCGTGACCTTGGGAGACGGAGATTCAGGCACGGAGGTCGAGAAGCTGGATCTTCCCATCGGCCACGCTCAGGGGCTTCTCTACGCCTATGACAGTCTCTACGTGACGGTCAACCTGTATCGGACCTCGAAGGAGAAGGTGGCGCAGGGCAGCGGCTTTTACCGGGTGCTGGATACAGACGGTGATGATCGGTTCGACCAGGTGAAGCTGTTGAAACAATTGGAGGCCGTGGACAACGCGAATGGGCATGGCGAGCACGGGCCCCACGCCCCGGTGCTCGGCCCCGACGGTCTCATCTATCTGGTTGCGGGCAACGGCACCAAGGTGCCGGAAGGGTTGGCGCCAACCTCTCCATTCCGGAATTGGGCCAACGATCTGCTGATTCCCCCCGAACCGGGATTCGTGCCGGCCGGATGGGTTGCCCGGACCGACGAAACGGGTTCGGTCTGGGAGTTGATTGCCGGTGGTTTCCGGAACCCCTACGACTTGGCATTCAACGCCGAGGGCGAGCTGTTCACCTACGATGCGGACAGTGAAGCAGGCATCGGCACGCCCTGGTACCGCCCCACCCGCATCAACCAGGTCGTTTCCGGAGCGGAATATGGCTGGCGTTACGACACCGGACGTTGGACACCTTACGGCAAGTGGCCTGAACACTACCCCGACAGTGTCGGCAGCGTGGTCGACGTCGGGTACGGGTCGCCGACCGGCCTGGTTTTTGGAGCCGGTGCTCGTTTTCCGGCCCGGTATCAGCGGGCGTTGTTCGCCTGTGATTGGGCGTCGGGGAAGATCTTTTCCGTTCACCTGAAGCCGCAGGGGGCGGGTTATACGGCGGCCTTCGAGGCGTTCCTGACGGGAAGCGCCGTGCCCGTGACCGACATCGTGGTCAACCGGGACGGACACCTGTATTTCACGGCGGGGGGGAGGGAGGCCAAGTCGGGTCTTTTTCGAATCCGCTACCGGGGAGGCGAAGTCACCGATCCGGCCAGTCCGGTCGACCATCCCGCAGCCGAGCGGGCACGTGGAATCCGAAGGCGCCTGGAACAGTTCCATGGTCGAGAAGATGTGCGCGCGGTGGCGGAAGCGTGGCCTCACCTGGCCAGCCCGGATCGCACGCTTCGCTATGCGGCGCGTGTCGCCATCGAGCGTCAGGACCTTGCAGAATGGCAGGATCGCGCGGTGCGCGAGAACGACCCTGTCGCGTCGATCCAGGCCATGCTGGCTCTGGCGCGAACCGGCCGGGCCGAGTTGCAGGAAACGGTCTTGGGGAGGCTCGGCCGGATCCCCCTGGAGCAACTTCCCGAGGATCAACTTCTGGAGGCGCTGCGCGCTTACAGCTTGGCGTTTATCCGGATGGGCGGCCCGCGCAAGCCATTGGGCCGACAGGCCGCTGCACGGCTTGGTCGGCTCTTCCCCTCCTCCAGCCGCAGATTGAATCAGGAGCTTTGCCGGCTGCTCGTCTACTTGGAGGATCCGGGTGTCATCGCCAAGTCATTGAGAATGATCGACTCCGGCGGGCGACAGGACAGGCTGTTCTATTTCGCAGCGTTGAGCCATCTTGGAAAGGGATGGACACTGCCGCAGCGCCAAATCTACTTTCGTGCCCTGAATTCGTCTCAGGGAGAGTATCTTCGTGCCGAGAAAGCATTCGGGCGGAAAGGTCTCAACAGCCGTTTCATCTACACGCTTCAGAACCTGCGGCAATCGGCTGTTGAAACCCTCAGCGACGAGGAACGCACGGCACTGGAGGAGGTCATCGAAGACCGGCGGGCCCTGACCGCGGCTGACGAGGAACCGGTCCGTGGATTCGTGCGAACTTGGAAGGTTGCCGACTTTCTGCCCCTGCTCAAGCAGGTGGCAAGGGGCCGCTCCTACGAGAACGGCAAGTCTGCCTACGAGGCGGCGGAATGCGCCCAGTGTCATCGATTTGATGACCAGGGAGGCACGACGGGGCCGGACATCACCACCGTCGGAAGTCGTTTCGATACGCAGTACTTGTTGGAGGCACTTCTCGATCCCTCCAAGGTGGTCGCCGATCGCTTCTTCAACGAGTCGATTCAGATGGAAGATGGCCGTATTCATGTTGGCCGGGTCGTTTACGACGATGGAAAACTGCTGCGGGTTCGCGCGAATCCGTTCACCCAAAAGGTCACCCAAGTTGCCTCGGACCGGATCAAGTCCCGCACGGTTTCGAGAATTTCAGAGATGCCGGAAGGACTGCTCGATACCTTTACCGAGGAAGAGGTTCTGGATCTGATCGCGTACATGAGGTCGGGCGGAAATCCGAAAGATCCGGCGTTCAATTCTCTTCAGCGAGGAAACGAAGAGCCATGATTCGAACCCTGAAACTTCTATTTTTTGGCGCCGGTCTGGCGGTGGCTCCAGGATGTGCGGCGCCGTCGGACGACTCGCCTCCCGCTGGATTCACCAGGCTGTTCAATGGCCATGATCTGACCGGTTGGAAAGATGACGGCAGCGGACACTGGCGGGCCGAAAACGGCATGATCGTTTACGATGGCGGAGGCTGGCAGCCGGCCCCGAATACGGTGTTCGAGCGCAATCTGCGCACCGAAAAGGAATACGGCGATTTCATTTTGCTCATCGATTGGAAGATCGAAAAAGACGGCAACAGCGGGATCTATCTGCGCGGCGAGCTGCAAGTGGAGATCTGGGACAGAACGGCGGAGGTGTACTCATCTCCCCACGGGTCGGGCGGAATCGTCGGTTACACTGTCCCGGGACGTATCCCGCTACGGACTGTCGACCGTCCGTTGGGAGAGTGGAACCACTTCGAGATTCGCGTCGAGAATGAAACCGTCACCGTCCATCTCAA from Acidobacteriota bacterium encodes the following:
- a CDS encoding DUF1080 domain-containing protein — protein: MIRTLKLLFFGAGLAVAPGCAAPSDDSPPAGFTRLFNGHDLTGWKDDGSGHWRAENGMIVYDGGGWQPAPNTVFERNLRTEKEYGDFILLIDWKIEKDGNSGIYLRGELQVEIWDRTAEVYSSPHGSGGIVGYTVPGRIPLRTVDRPLGEWNHFEIRVENETVTVHLNDQLVIDRHAADFKRSEGPIVLQHHGWPLWFKNVYVKELDEN
- a CDS encoding c-type cytochrome, translating into MSGVSLKGHQNGWRQHLAIVVILIVSGVSFSCQSPADLSRQGDAETTHDQGLLEVSRQLQVPEGFEVDLVYSVPLEEQGSWVALTPDSAGRLITSDQFGSLYRVTLGDGDSGTEVEKLDLPIGHAQGLLYAYDSLYVTVNLYRTSKEKVAQGSGFYRVLDTDGDDRFDQVKLLKQLEAVDNANGHGEHGPHAPVLGPDGLIYLVAGNGTKVPEGLAPTSPFRNWANDLLIPPEPGFVPAGWVARTDETGSVWELIAGGFRNPYDLAFNAEGELFTYDADSEAGIGTPWYRPTRINQVVSGAEYGWRYDTGRWTPYGKWPEHYPDSVGSVVDVGYGSPTGLVFGAGARFPARYQRALFACDWASGKIFSVHLKPQGAGYTAAFEAFLTGSAVPVTDIVVNRDGHLYFTAGGREAKSGLFRIRYRGGEVTDPASPVDHPAAERARGIRRRLEQFHGREDVRAVAEAWPHLASPDRTLRYAARVAIERQDLAEWQDRAVRENDPVASIQAMLALARTGRAELQETVLGRLGRIPLEQLPEDQLLEALRAYSLAFIRMGGPRKPLGRQAAARLGRLFPSSSRRLNQELCRLLVYLEDPGVIAKSLRMIDSGGRQDRLFYFAALSHLGKGWTLPQRQIYFRALNSSQGEYLRAEKAFGRKGLNSRFIYTLQNLRQSAVETLSDEERTALEEVIEDRRALTAADEEPVRGFVRTWKVADFLPLLKQVARGRSYENGKSAYEAAECAQCHRFDDQGGTTGPDITTVGSRFDTQYLLEALLDPSKVVADRFFNESIQMEDGRIHVGRVVYDDGKLLRVRANPFTQKVTQVASDRIKSRTVSRISEMPEGLLDTFTEEEVLDLIAYMRSGGNPKDPAFNSLQRGNEEP